A genomic stretch from Strongyloides ratti genome assembly S_ratti_ED321, chromosome : 1 includes:
- a CDS encoding Nuclear hormone receptor, ligand-binding, core domain and Nuclear hormone receptor, ligand-binding domain-containing protein: MGMKKDKVQKPRGRYLKKECVTDDTISNKSDDSFLSFTTNSIISKISSNNNNNLINENNYTSEALVEQFIFMEKMTEKRRKILTGSNPLLILRDSIQEYQIDKSYKMVPFNFKQFNECIRGVCLLSFDYLTSMPFYNLFNEEDKYTLFRGIFFLTCILDSSFFTYKSGLYKQGYYAGIEGMISSIYDDNYGWETEGNITKEMKLALLKPIYKNIFESLIIPMSNLEMKPWEFATFKGMAIWSICSPELTIEGRERVKKMESLIISGLSQKYDNDDEISLRLGQIILLMTNLHVIVCNTVEFFTRIDVFNLIELDDVIKALLNRRSLCDLDK, from the coding sequence ATGGGTATGAAAAAAGATAAAGTTCAAAAACCTCGAGGacgttatttaaaaaaagaatgtgTTACTGATGATACTATTAGTAATAAAAGTGatgattcttttttatcatttacaaCAAATTCTATTATATCTAAAATTagtagtaataataataataatttgataaatgaaaataattatacttcTGAGGCTTTGGTtgaacaatttatttttatggaaAAAATGACTGAAAAAAggagaaaaattttaacaggTTCTAATCCATTACTTATTCTTCGTGATTCAATACAAGAATATCAAAttgataaaagttataaaatggtaccatttaattttaaacaatttaatgAATGTATTCGTGGTGTTtgtttattatcatttgacTACCTAACATCAATGCCATTTTATAACTTATTTAATGAAGaagataaatatacattatttaggggaatcttttttttaacatgtATTCTTgattcatcattttttacttataaatCAGGTTTATATAAACAAGGATATTATGCTGGTATTGAAGGAATGATATCATCAATCTATGATGATAATTATGGATGGGAAACTGAAGGtaatataacaaaagaaaTGAAATTAGCACTTTTAAAaccaatatataaaaatatttttgaatctCTTATTATTCCAATGTCAAATCTTGAAATGAAACCATGGGAATTTGCTACATTTAAAGGTATGGCTATATGGAGTATCTGTTCACCAGAATTAACAATTGAAGGAAGAGAAAGagttaaaaaaatggaaAGTCTTATTATTAGTGGATTATCacaaaaatatgataatgatGATGAAATCAGTTTAAGATTAggacaaataattttattaatgacaAATTTACATGTAATTGTCTGTAATACAGTTGAATTTTTTACAAGAATtgatgtttttaatttaattgaattaGATGATGTAATTAAAGCTCTCCTTAATAGAAGATCTTTGTGTGATTTAGATAAgtaa
- a CDS encoding Nucleoredoxin-like protein 2: MAELLADVEIVTPGGEKILGSELLKDTIVALYFTASWCPPCQKFTPKLKKLHDKLRQLNKPFTVVVVTKDKEQDLYEEYCEEKMGTFNYLEFGNPKHKELLEKYEIKTIPAMKIIKSDGTVAVNDGVTDVREKEDNPEELFDEWEAFASI, from the exons ATGGCAGAATTACTTGCAGATGTCGAAATTGTTACACCAGGAGGAGAGAAAATTTTGGGCAGTGAACTTCTTAAAGACACTATTGTTGCATTGTATTTTACAGCTAGTTGGTGCCCACCATGTCAAAAATTTACTCCAAAACTAAAG aaaCTTCATGATAAATTACGTCAATTAAACAAACCATTCACTGTTGTTGTTGTAACAAAAGACAAAGAACAAGACTTGTATGAAGAATATTGTGAAGAAAAAATGGGAACTTTTAACTATCTTGAATTTGGCAACCCAAAACACAAAGAGTTACTAGAAAAATACGAAATCAAAACAATTCCCGCTATGAAGATTATTAAAAGTGATGGCACTGTTGCTGTTAATGACGGCGTTACAGATGTCAGAGAGAAAGAGGACAATCCAGAAGAATTATTTGACGAGTGGGAAGCTTTTGCTTCTATTTAA
- a CDS encoding Nuclear hormone receptor, ligand-binding, core domain and Zinc finger, nuclear hormone receptor-type domain and Nuclear hormone receptor, ligand-binding domain and Zinc finger, NHR/GATA-type domain-containing protein — translation MNSMLFQNILKEEVQNDKPICLICSNPNNASHHFGSTTCLACAAFMRRTVVLKMKYKCKKDNNCVIHFTMRMICRSCRYQKCIKSGMKEYLVQKPRSSRIIKKRNKSDDLFDKILSKKSDNIQLKESSSNTESPDDDSSVFSTSTVRKELQQNNVLSSEKIPYYKHNLLSFYIEELRKAQKRRKIIYNDQTTASIFCDAENENTYSINDLKKFDLKELGKNARFDHMLSYEYVMEQKKIFPSLTDDDCNVIFKYAFLGFSCIDSVFVTLWSKSYKKGFLTFTNRNAFSIYDKNLNHDNDLSIPDSLKEKFIYEPIYRFFNQIIIPLSEMNLDIEEFVALKTLTINSLSRCECSPNGREVLNYITNEIIKCLSDHYKKNNITIDRIGEIILFISNFYSIFQMFSENFLTVDSFKLFDIGNEIKETMNFPPNNLHFRKKYYL, via the exons ATGAATTCAATGTTATTCCAAAATATTCTCAAGGAAGAAGTACAAA ATGATAAGCCTATTTGTCTAATATGTTCTAATCCTAATAATGCTTCACATCATTTTGGAAGTACAACATGCCTC gCATGTGCAGCTTTTATGAGAAGGACAgtagttttaaaaatgaaatataaatgtaaaaaagataataattgtGTGATACATTTTACTATGAGAATGATATGTCGTTCCTGTAGATATCAAAAATGTATCAAAAGTGGAATGAAAGAGTATTTGGTTCAGAAACCAAGAAGTAgtagaattattaaaaaaagaaataaaagtgatgatttatttgataaaattctTTCAAAAAAATCGGATAATATTCAATTAAAAGAATCATCATCAAATACTGAGTCTCCTGATGATGATAGTTCTGTTTTTTCTACATCAACAGTAAGAAAAGAATTACAAcaaaataatgtattatcATCAGAAAAGATACCatattataaacataatttactatcattttatattgaaGAATTAAGAAAAGCtcaaaaaagaagaaaaataatatataatgatcAAACTACAGCTTCTATATTTTGTGATGctgaaaatgaaaatactTATAGTATTAacgatttaaaaaaatttgatctCAAAGAACTTGGTAAAAATGCTCGTTTTGATCACATGTTATCATATGAATATGTTAtggaacaaaaaaaaatatttccttCACTTACAGATGATGATtgtaatgttatttttaaatatgctTTCTTAGGATTTAGTTGTATAGATAGTGTCTTTGTAACTTTATGGTCAAAATCATACAAAAAAGGTTTTTTAACCTTCACAAACAGAAATGCTTTTagtatatatgataaaaatttgaacCATGATAATGATTTATCTATACCAGATTCATTAaaggaaaaatttatttatgaaccaatatatagattttttaatcaaataattattccACTTTCAGAGATGAATTTAGATATAGAAGAGTTTGTGGCTCTTAAAACATTAACTATCAATTCACTATCACGTTGTGAATGTTCACCAAATGGTAGAgaagttttaaattatataacaaatgaaataattaaatgtttatctgatcattataaaaaaaataatataactataGATAGAATTggtgaaataatattatttatctcaaatttttattctatttttcaaatgtttagtgaaaattttcttactgttgatagttttaaattatttgatattggtaatgaaattaaagaaaCAATGAATTTTCCCCCAAATAATCTtcattttagaaaaaaatattatttatag